Part of the Spiroplasma turonicum genome, AGATAAAAAAGGTGCTCATGAGTTATCATTACTTGAGAAACCAAATATTCAAACATTACAAAAACTTATAGAAGCATCAGGAAATAATATTAAAATTGTAACTTATGCTCCAGATCTTCAAGATGGTTCTTTCACAAAATATATGTTGGAAAATAATATTATACCAAGTGTTGGACACACTAATATAAGTTTTTCAGATTGTGAGAGAGATTATGAAATTGGTTTCAGACATATTACTCATTTATTTAATGGAATGAGTGGAGTGTCACAATATGAGCCAGGATTAGCAATGTTTTCATTATATAAAGATGATATACTTTGTGAAGTTATATCTGATGGGATACATATTAATCCCGATACTTTAAAATTTATTTATAAAGTTAAAGGCCCAAATTCAATTTGTATAATTACTGATGCTATGAATGCAAAAGGATTAGATGATGGAGAATATAAACTAGGTAACTTAGAAGTTATTAAAAAAGGTATGAAAGTTTCATTAAAATCAAGTGGCGTACTTGCAGGTGCTGGTGCAACATATGATCACAATGTTAGAACTTTTTATAGCGCTATTGATAATTTAAGCATGACAAACTTAATTAAAATGACTTCAATTAATATTGCTAAACAGCTTAATATATTTGATAAAACTGGAAGTATAGAAGTAAATAAAATTGCTGATTTAGTTATATTAGATCAAAACTTAAATGTCAAAAAAACAATTGTTGAAGGAAAAATATTATATGAATCAAAATAATAAAGTTAACCCAAAAACATTTATTATAGTTAAATTTTTGTTCACAATAGGTTTCATATTAATTTATTCAACTTCATTAGTTTTGTTATTAAAAACTATAAAAGAACAAAAATTAAGTACTGAGGTTTTTTTAACAAATAAAAACTTTTTTACTATAAATTTTTTTATTTTATTTTTATCACTAACATCATTTTTGGCATTTTATTTTATACGTTTAAATATAAAAAAGAAGTTAAATTATAAGTTTAATAATAAAGAAATTATTTATAATTGACTTATTTTTATTTCAATTTCAATTTCAATTCTTTTAGCTTTATTTGTATCAACAAGTGTATTAATTAGTAATATAAATCATTTCATTGCATCAATTGTAATAATGATTATTCAGATTCTCTTTGGTGTAATATGTTCTATATTAGAAGGCATAAGTAGATTAAAAGAACAACAACTTGCAAATAATAGTTGATTTGAAAATACTGAAGTTATTAAAAAAAACAACAAATCAGATAATGACAAAGAAAACATTAGTAAAATAAATAAAGTAAAAGATAATTTTAATCCTTTCAAGGAAGTAGATGATAATAATGATTAGGTTTGGTACAATAGGGACATCAAAAATTGTTAATGATTTTATTGAAGCAAGTTTAAAGAGTAATCAGTTAAAAGTAACTTGTTGTTACTCAAGAGATAAAACAAAAGCAAGAAATTTAATCAATAAATTTTCTATTTATGCAGTTGCCACCGATAAGTTTGACATTTTAATTGATGAAGCAGATGCAATTTATATTGCTTCGCCAAATGGGTTACATTATGAACAAGCTAAGTATTTTTTATCTCAGCAAAAGCATGTTTTACTTGAAAAACCTTTAACATTAGATTTTAAACAAGCTGAAGAATTATTTGAAATAGCTATAAAAAATGGTGTTGTACTAATGGAAGCTTATAAGACAATACATTTACCACAGTTTAAACATTTACTTGATTTTACAAATAGTTATCAACCATTTATGATTAATTTGAATTTAAATAAAGTTACTTCGCGTATAAAAAATCTAAAGAATAGAATAATAGATAATATATTTGATTATGAATTGGGTAGAGGTTCAACATATGATTTATTAATCTATCCAGTAGAGCTAAGTGTTGCATTATTTGGTAAGGTAGAATCAGTAAAAGCATTTGGTCAAAAGCTAGAGAATAAAAGTGGTTTAACTGATTGTGTTATTATAAAACATCAAAGTGGTGTTATTTCTAATATTACTTGCAGTAAAGTAACCAATGGAATAATTGAAAATGAAATATTATCTGATGGTTTGACTATGACTTTTAAAGATCTTATAAATTTAAAAAGTATAAGCATACACAAACATAACGACCCAAATATAAATGAATTAAACTATGAAGTTTTAGAAAATAATCTTGTTTATGAAATGTTAGTATTTACTAAAATGATTGAAACAAATGATTATGCTTTAAGAGATTATTTAATGAATATCTCGTTAGAAGCATTAAAAACATTAAATATCATAGAAAAAGAGCAAAATCAATAAAGGAGAATTTATGAATAAATTAAGTAGCTACATTGATCATACATTATTAAAACCAGAAGCAACTTCTGATGATATTAAAAAATTATGTAAAGAAGCAATAGATAATAATTTTGCAACAGTTTGTGTAAACCCATTTAGAGTTAAAGAAGCAAAAAAATACTTAGAAGGTTCAAATGTAGGTATTACAACAGTTGTTGGATTTCCATTAGGTGCTAATTTAACAGAGGTCAAAGTTTTAGAAACAACATTGGCAATAAATGAAGGAGCATCAGAAATTGATATGGTAGTTAATATTGGTGCCATAAAAGATAAAAACTGGGAATATGTTTTAAACGATATGAAACAAGTTAAATTAGTATCTAAAACAAATATTGTTAAAGTTATTTTAGAAAACTGTTTGCTTGATAAAGAAGAGATTGAAAAAGTTTGTAAACTTGCTATTGAAGCAGGATTAGACTTTGTAAAAACATCAACAGGATTTTCTAAAAGTGGAGCAACTTTTGAAGATGTAAAATTTATGAAAAAAGTTGTAGGGGATAATTGTAAAGTTAAAGCCGCAGGTGGTGTTAGAACAACTTTTGACGCTTTAGAAATGATAAAAAACGGGGCAGATAGACTTGGTACTAGTGGAGGAGTTAATATTGTCAATGGTGATTTAAATAAATCTGATTATTAATTAAATGAAAAATTGAAATATGTTATAAATATAAAAATGACACTTAAACAAGTGTCATTTTTATTAAAACAATCATTTTAGTAATTCTTTTTTTTCATTTGGTAATGAAGCTTTTCACTCTAAAATTGATAAGTTTTCTATTATATTGATCTCAATATCATTTTCAATATTAGTGAACTCAAATTTAATTAATCCTTTTCTTGAGTTTTTTAAGGATTCTTTATAAGGTTGTTTTTGCATAACAACATTTTTATTTTCTATTTTACCAAAAGTTACTTTTTGAGCAATACTTAATGAATCTCTTCGTATGCTTCAAGAATAGTTATGTGAACCAATTCCAAAGTTTACATTGCTAGATGCATAACCTAATCTGGTTAGATTATCTAATAGATCTTTTGCTTTTTTAAAACTTATGTTATCCCCAAAAATTAATCCAATTTTATCATTTAAAACTTTATATCCTTTTGAATTT contains:
- the deoC gene encoding deoxyribose-phosphate aldolase: MNKLSSYIDHTLLKPEATSDDIKKLCKEAIDNNFATVCVNPFRVKEAKKYLEGSNVGITTVVGFPLGANLTEVKVLETTLAINEGASEIDMVVNIGAIKDKNWEYVLNDMKQVKLVSKTNIVKVILENCLLDKEEIEKVCKLAIEAGLDFVKTSTGFSKSGATFEDVKFMKKVVGDNCKVKAAGGVRTTFDALEMIKNGADRLGTSGGVNIVNGDLNKSDY
- a CDS encoding Gfo/Idh/MocA family protein; this translates as MIIMIRFGTIGTSKIVNDFIEASLKSNQLKVTCCYSRDKTKARNLINKFSIYAVATDKFDILIDEADAIYIASPNGLHYEQAKYFLSQQKHVLLEKPLTLDFKQAEELFEIAIKNGVVLMEAYKTIHLPQFKHLLDFTNSYQPFMINLNLNKVTSRIKNLKNRIIDNIFDYELGRGSTYDLLIYPVELSVALFGKVESVKAFGQKLENKSGLTDCVIIKHQSGVISNITCSKVTNGIIENEILSDGLTMTFKDLINLKSISIHKHNDPNINELNYEVLENNLVYEMLVFTKMIETNDYALRDYLMNISLEALKTLNIIEKEQNQ
- a CDS encoding MFS transporter encodes the protein MNQNNKVNPKTFIIVKFLFTIGFILIYSTSLVLLLKTIKEQKLSTEVFLTNKNFFTINFFILFLSLTSFLAFYFIRLNIKKKLNYKFNNKEIIYNWLIFISISISILLALFVSTSVLISNINHFIASIVIMIIQILFGVICSILEGISRLKEQQLANNSWFENTEVIKKNNKSDNDKENISKINKVKDNFNPFKEVDDNND
- the nagA gene encoding N-acetylglucosamine-6-phosphate deacetylase, coding for MILKNAKIVLENNIIIGWLEIENNIIKSINEGSTDLDGINLNENWILPGFIDCHVHGGYGVDFETGSLESYKLFSNKVVREGITSYVQGSVTNSLESNLMFMSEFKKFMNLNYKDGAKCLGIHLEGPFISPDKKGAHELSLLEKPNIQTLQKLIEASGNNIKIVTYAPDLQDGSFTKYMLENNIIPSVGHTNISFSDCERDYEIGFRHITHLFNGMSGVSQYEPGLAMFSLYKDDILCEVISDGIHINPDTLKFIYKVKGPNSICIITDAMNAKGLDDGEYKLGNLEVIKKGMKVSLKSSGVLAGAGATYDHNVRTFYSAIDNLSMTNLIKMTSINIAKQLNIFDKTGSIEVNKIADLVILDQNLNVKKTIVEGKILYESK